From a region of the Streptacidiphilus albus JL83 genome:
- a CDS encoding PucR family transcriptional regulator: MAALTLREILSFDVLGDAAPEILCGESELDRPVRWVHSSEIYEIGPLLSGGELLLTTGLGLAGADAGARRHYVRELAERGVAGIAVELGRSLTEMPYELLDESRRRGLPLVALRAVVPFIRIAEAANTAIVTQSLADRPHPAADRDGRAAELLADLAAGTARSQPDVLGRCRALDFRPERSHRLLGVAATGPGAAAALDRAALLLDAALLRAPVAGGLAALLAVPAGAGDAVRAAQAALAAPGAPGLPCTVALGPATLADAAWSRWGESLREARTTLGLALTVPAAEPSCCATGPGGTLGALVTSSRALALERQLTGEGLTPAARDRLAHLVSRAVGPLLEWEAAHPSDLVRTLEVHLRNGCSPTRTAALLHVGRQSLYQRLERIESLLGFPVGDPDAHSELLLACCAHRLLRAAG, from the coding sequence ATGGCCGCACTGACGCTCCGCGAGATCCTCTCCTTCGACGTGCTCGGCGACGCCGCGCCGGAGATCCTCTGCGGGGAGTCGGAGCTGGACCGCCCCGTGCGCTGGGTGCACTCCAGCGAGATCTACGAGATAGGCCCGCTGCTGTCCGGCGGGGAGCTGCTGCTCACCACCGGCCTCGGCCTGGCCGGCGCGGACGCCGGGGCGCGCCGCCACTACGTCCGCGAACTCGCCGAGCGCGGCGTCGCCGGGATCGCGGTGGAGCTGGGCCGTTCGCTCACCGAGATGCCCTACGAACTGCTCGACGAGAGCCGGAGACGCGGCCTGCCACTGGTCGCGCTGCGCGCCGTGGTCCCGTTCATCCGGATCGCCGAGGCCGCCAACACCGCCATCGTCACCCAGTCGCTGGCCGACCGGCCGCACCCCGCCGCCGACCGCGACGGCCGCGCCGCCGAGCTGCTCGCCGACCTCGCCGCCGGCACCGCCCGCAGCCAGCCCGACGTCCTGGGCCGCTGCCGGGCCCTGGACTTCCGGCCGGAGCGCAGCCACCGGCTGCTCGGGGTCGCCGCGACCGGCCCCGGCGCGGCGGCCGCGCTCGACCGGGCGGCGCTGCTGCTGGACGCCGCGCTGCTGCGCGCCCCGGTCGCGGGCGGACTGGCGGCGCTGCTGGCCGTCCCGGCGGGCGCGGGCGACGCCGTCCGTGCCGCGCAGGCGGCGCTGGCGGCCCCGGGCGCGCCGGGGCTGCCCTGCACGGTGGCCCTGGGCCCGGCCACCCTCGCCGACGCGGCCTGGAGCCGCTGGGGCGAGTCGCTGCGCGAGGCCAGGACCACCCTCGGGCTGGCCCTCACCGTCCCGGCCGCCGAGCCCTCCTGCTGCGCGACCGGGCCCGGCGGGACGCTGGGCGCGCTGGTCACCTCCTCCCGCGCACTGGCGCTGGAACGGCAGCTGACCGGCGAGGGCCTCACCCCCGCCGCCCGCGACCGGCTGGCCCACCTGGTCAGCCGCGCCGTCGGCCCGCTGCTGGAGTGGGAGGCCGCCCACCCCAGCGACCTGGTCCGCACCCTGGAGGTGCACCTCCGCAACGGCTGCAGCCCCACCCGCACCGCCGCCCTGCTGCACGTCGGCCGCCAGTCGCTCTACCAGCGGCTGGAACGCATCGAGTCACTCCTCGGCTTCCCGGTCGGCGACCCCGACGCCCACAGCGAGCTCCTCCTCGCCTGCTGCGCCCACCGGCTGCTGCGCGCGGCGGGCTGA
- a CDS encoding nucleoside deaminase, protein MTDIAELLGVAVEEARLGLAEGGIPIGAALFGPDGELLGRGHNRRVQDGDPSMHAETAAFRAAGRLRGYGRTTMVTTLSPCWYCSGLVRQFGIGRVVVGEAETFHGGHEWLAEHGVQITVLDDPECTALMREFIAARPDLWFEDIGE, encoded by the coding sequence ATGACAGACATTGCGGAGCTCCTGGGCGTGGCCGTCGAGGAGGCCAGGCTCGGCCTGGCGGAGGGCGGCATCCCGATCGGGGCGGCGCTGTTCGGCCCGGACGGGGAGCTGCTGGGCCGTGGCCACAACCGCCGGGTCCAGGACGGCGACCCGTCGATGCACGCGGAGACGGCGGCGTTCCGGGCGGCCGGGCGGCTGCGCGGCTACGGCCGGACCACCATGGTCACCACCCTGTCGCCGTGCTGGTACTGCTCCGGCCTGGTCCGGCAGTTCGGCATCGGCCGGGTCGTCGTCGGCGAGGCCGAGACCTTCCACGGCGGCCACGAGTGGCTGGCCGAGCACGGCGTGCAGATCACCGTGCTGGACGACCCCGAGTGCACCGCACTGATGCGCGAGTTCATCGCCGCCCGCCCCGACCTGTGGTTCGAGGACATCGGCGAGTAG
- a CDS encoding menaquinone biosynthesis decarboxylase, protein MAYDDLRSFLRALEREGDLKRIKVEVDPYLEVGEIVDRVQKAKGPALLFENVKGASMPLAMNVFGTERRLSKALGLKGPEEIAEKIAGLLRPELPHGFTGVREAFGKLAGMTHVPPKKVKGEDAPVQEVVLKGDQVDLDRLPALFTWPQDGGSFFNLGLTHTKDPDSGIRNLGLYRLQRHDRRTIGMHWQIHKDSRNHYAVAAKRGERLPVAIAFGCPPAVTYAATAPLPGDIDEYLFAGFVAGERIRMVDCRTVPLQVPADAEVVLEGWLEPGQLLPEGPFGDHTGFYTPQEPFPALTIDCVTMRKRPLLQSIVVGRPPTEDGPLGKFTERFFLPLLKIIVPDIVDYDLPEAGGFHNCVIVSIDKKYPKHAQKVMHAIWGAHMMSLTKLIVVVDADCDVHDYQEVAWRALGNVDYSRDLSVVEGPVDHLDHASYQQFWGGKAGIDATRKLPEEGYTRDGGWPEMVESDPGTAATVTRRWKEYGL, encoded by the coding sequence ATGGCATACGACGATCTTCGGTCCTTTCTACGGGCGCTGGAACGCGAGGGCGACCTCAAGCGGATCAAGGTGGAGGTGGACCCGTACCTGGAGGTCGGGGAGATCGTCGACCGGGTGCAGAAGGCCAAGGGCCCGGCGCTGCTCTTCGAGAACGTCAAGGGCGCGTCCATGCCGCTGGCGATGAACGTCTTCGGGACCGAGCGGCGGCTGTCCAAGGCACTGGGCCTGAAGGGCCCCGAGGAGATCGCCGAGAAGATCGCCGGACTGCTGCGCCCCGAGCTGCCGCACGGCTTCACCGGCGTCCGCGAGGCCTTCGGCAAGCTGGCCGGGATGACCCACGTCCCGCCGAAGAAGGTCAAGGGCGAGGACGCCCCGGTGCAGGAGGTCGTGCTCAAGGGCGACCAGGTCGACCTGGACCGGCTGCCGGCCCTGTTCACCTGGCCGCAGGACGGCGGCTCCTTCTTCAACCTGGGCCTCACCCACACCAAGGACCCCGACTCGGGCATCCGCAACCTCGGCCTCTACCGGTTGCAGCGGCACGACAGGCGCACCATCGGCATGCACTGGCAGATCCACAAGGACAGCCGGAACCACTACGCGGTCGCCGCCAAGCGCGGCGAGCGGCTGCCGGTCGCCATCGCCTTCGGCTGCCCGCCGGCCGTGACCTACGCCGCGACCGCGCCGCTGCCCGGCGACATCGACGAGTACCTGTTCGCCGGCTTCGTGGCCGGTGAGCGGATCCGGATGGTCGACTGCAGGACCGTTCCGCTGCAGGTCCCGGCCGACGCCGAGGTGGTGCTGGAGGGCTGGCTGGAGCCGGGGCAGCTGCTGCCCGAGGGCCCGTTCGGCGACCACACCGGCTTCTACACGCCGCAGGAGCCGTTCCCGGCGCTGACCATCGACTGCGTGACCATGCGGAAGCGCCCGCTGCTGCAGTCCATCGTGGTCGGCCGGCCGCCGACCGAGGACGGGCCGCTGGGCAAGTTCACCGAGCGCTTCTTCCTGCCGCTGCTGAAGATCATCGTTCCGGACATCGTCGACTACGACCTGCCCGAGGCCGGCGGCTTCCACAACTGCGTCATCGTCTCGATCGACAAGAAGTACCCCAAGCACGCCCAGAAGGTGATGCACGCCATCTGGGGCGCGCACATGATGTCGCTCACCAAGCTGATCGTGGTGGTGGACGCCGACTGCGACGTCCACGACTACCAGGAGGTCGCCTGGCGGGCCCTGGGCAACGTCGACTACAGCCGCGACCTGAGCGTGGTCGAAGGGCCGGTCGACCATCTGGACCACGCCTCCTACCAGCAGTTCTGGGGCGGCAAGGCCGGGATCGACGCGACCCGTAAGCTGCCCGAGGAGGGCTACACCCGGGACGGCGGCTGGCCGGAGATGGTCGAGTCGGACCCGGGTACCGCCGCCACCGTCACCCGTCGCTGGAAGGAGTACGGCC
- a CDS encoding purine-cytosine permease family protein yields the protein MTAAPTEISAYGDHVVAVEPTGAEPVPAEARHGRPIGLLWTWTSPNMEFATVFVGVLAVGVFGLGFWPAVLAIVLGTGLGALAHAFLGLSGPRFGVPQMAAGRSAFGFVGNALPAGLNALTAGIGWFAVNSVSAAYALNTLLGWPLLLCLFIVVVLQVTLAYFGHNFIHSAEKYAFPVLTLIFVVASVAILGKSHIGSANGAHAFPGAFLLTVGATFGYAAGWTPYGSDYTRYLPKATPKWAVALWPGLGVLVSCVLLEVVGAASATVLIPAKLAATLSPTAAFTYALPGWLADFTLLAIAVGGIAANALNIYSGALSFLATGIKLPPFLRRAGVSLVFGVAGTLLAWSGLSDSATKYNNFLLVITYWIGPWLAVTFVDRWLRRGESDEQVAALLDDRRHTNWAAPLAMALGTGLGVWLFSNQTEYTGLVAEHVPALGDSAFEAGFVLAALLYLALRLVPGLGGARATAPSAPAPDPSRA from the coding sequence ATGACAGCCGCCCCCACCGAGATCTCCGCCTATGGAGACCACGTCGTCGCCGTCGAACCCACCGGTGCCGAACCCGTCCCCGCCGAGGCACGCCACGGCCGGCCGATCGGCCTGCTGTGGACCTGGACCTCGCCCAACATGGAGTTCGCCACGGTCTTCGTGGGCGTGCTCGCCGTCGGCGTCTTCGGGCTGGGCTTCTGGCCCGCCGTGCTGGCCATCGTGCTCGGCACCGGCCTCGGCGCGCTCGCCCACGCCTTCCTCGGCCTCAGCGGCCCGCGCTTCGGCGTCCCGCAGATGGCGGCGGGCCGCTCCGCCTTCGGCTTCGTCGGCAACGCGCTGCCGGCCGGGCTGAACGCGCTGACGGCCGGCATCGGCTGGTTCGCCGTCAACAGCGTCAGCGCCGCGTACGCGCTGAACACCCTGCTCGGCTGGCCGCTGCTGCTCTGCCTGTTCATCGTGGTGGTGCTGCAGGTGACCCTGGCCTACTTCGGCCACAACTTCATCCACAGCGCCGAGAAGTACGCCTTCCCGGTGCTGACCCTGATCTTCGTGGTCGCCTCGGTGGCCATCCTCGGCAAGTCGCACATCGGCTCCGCCAACGGCGCGCACGCCTTCCCCGGCGCGTTCCTGCTGACCGTCGGCGCGACCTTCGGCTACGCCGCCGGCTGGACCCCCTACGGCTCCGACTACACCCGCTACCTGCCGAAGGCGACGCCCAAGTGGGCCGTCGCGCTCTGGCCCGGACTGGGCGTCCTGGTCTCCTGCGTGCTCCTGGAGGTGGTCGGCGCGGCCTCGGCGACCGTGCTGATCCCGGCCAAGCTGGCGGCCACCCTCTCCCCCACCGCCGCCTTCACCTACGCCCTGCCGGGCTGGCTGGCCGACTTCACCCTGCTGGCGATAGCCGTCGGCGGCATCGCCGCCAACGCGCTGAACATCTACTCGGGCGCGCTGTCCTTCCTGGCCACCGGCATCAAGCTGCCGCCGTTCCTGCGCCGGGCCGGGGTCTCCCTGGTGTTCGGCGTCGCCGGCACGCTGCTGGCCTGGTCGGGCCTGAGCGACTCGGCGACCAAGTACAACAACTTCCTGCTGGTCATCACCTACTGGATCGGCCCCTGGCTGGCCGTCACCTTCGTCGACCGCTGGCTGCGCCGGGGCGAGTCCGACGAGCAGGTCGCCGCGCTGCTGGACGACCGCCGACACACCAACTGGGCCGCCCCGCTGGCGATGGCGCTCGGCACCGGCCTCGGCGTCTGGCTGTTCTCCAACCAGACCGAGTACACCGGCCTGGTCGCCGAGCACGTCCCGGCCCTGGGCGACAGCGCCTTCGAGGCCGGCTTCGTCCTGGCCGCCCTCCTCTACCTCGCCCTCCGCCTCGTCCCCGGCCTCGGCGGCGCCCGCGCCACCGCCCCGTCCGCCCCCGCCCCGGACCCCTCCCGGGCCTAG